One Ruegeria pomeroyi DSS-3 genomic region harbors:
- a CDS encoding fumarylacetoacetate hydrolase family protein, which yields MKFATIAAERQELYGIIRDEGFVALSPDFPRWPDLRAVIAAGGLHDLAKAAMGRAVTHSDFTYLPPVPNPGKIICVGVNFPDRNAEYKDGSAAPKYMSLFPRFASSFVGHGQPLIRPPENHTLDYEGEMAVVIGKGGRRIRAEDAYDHIAGLSVCNEGTIRDWVRHAKFNVTQGKNWDRSGAIGPWMVPFTHPAQIDAARITTRVNGELRQDDALANMIFSVREEIAYISTFTTLNPGDIIVTGTPTGAGARFDPPRYLKPGDVVEVEVTGVGTLVNGVEDEV from the coding sequence ATGAAGTTCGCCACCATTGCCGCCGAGCGGCAGGAGCTTTACGGCATCATCCGTGACGAGGGGTTCGTGGCGTTGTCGCCCGACTTCCCGCGGTGGCCCGACCTGCGCGCGGTGATCGCGGCGGGCGGTCTGCATGATCTGGCCAAGGCGGCGATGGGCCGGGCGGTGACGCATAGCGATTTCACCTATCTGCCGCCGGTGCCGAACCCCGGCAAGATCATCTGCGTCGGCGTCAACTTTCCCGACCGCAACGCCGAATACAAGGATGGCAGCGCGGCGCCGAAATACATGTCGCTGTTTCCCCGCTTTGCGTCGAGCTTTGTCGGCCATGGCCAGCCCCTGATCCGCCCGCCCGAGAACCACACCCTGGATTACGAGGGTGAGATGGCCGTGGTGATCGGCAAGGGGGGCCGGCGCATCCGGGCCGAGGATGCCTATGACCATATCGCGGGGCTGAGCGTTTGCAACGAGGGCACCATTCGCGACTGGGTGCGGCATGCCAAGTTCAACGTGACGCAAGGCAAGAACTGGGACCGGTCGGGTGCCATCGGACCGTGGATGGTGCCCTTCACCCATCCCGCCCAGATCGACGCGGCGCGGATCACCACCCGGGTCAATGGCGAGCTGCGGCAGGACGATGCGCTGGCCAACATGATCTTTTCCGTGCGCGAGGAAATCGCCTATATCTCGACCTTCACCACCCTGAACCCCGGCGACATCATCGTGACCGGCACGCCTACCGGCGCGGGCGCACGGTTCGATCCGCCGCGTTACCTGAAACCCGGCGATGTGGTCGAGGTCGAGGTGACGGGGGTCGGCACGCTGGTCAACGGGGTGGAGGACGAGGTATGA
- a CDS encoding D-arabinono-1,4-lactone oxidase has protein sequence MTLTRRKLLGYGALAGLAVPAAMQAHWLSRDFTRPDYSPDIPPAPPGRQVWRNWSGYQVATPQQIYAAASEEELATRIAAWPGRIRPVGSGHSFSALVPSQDMILDTGRLSGLISVDAAAGMATFGAGTRLRQAAMLAADHGLGFANLPDIDVQTLAGSFSTATHGTGRGLQAMHGCITGFRLITADGTARDVTRDSNPDLFDAGRVSLGTLGVITRYTLKLEPSYALNRRLFILPTDEAITRMHDLAAAHRNFEFYVLPNLGYAAVITHDLYEGEIAGRVPSEDEDWIATLKDLRDILGWWPWLRRRAFGAYVALEVPADGVLEDTTDEYWKLLSTARATRMNEMEYHLPEDRAQEAVRAVVAALESRKESFFPMEVRFTGQDDAWLSPFNDGTRVSVAVHKLASEPLDMLFGTVEPIMRAYGGRPHWGKLHSLNAPDLVALYPDFDRFAALRARLDPAGKFLNPHTAALFGAGDV, from the coding sequence ATGACACTGACACGGCGCAAACTGCTGGGCTATGGCGCGCTGGCCGGGTTGGCGGTGCCCGCAGCGATGCAGGCCCATTGGTTGAGCCGCGATTTCACCCGGCCCGATTACAGCCCCGACATCCCCCCTGCCCCGCCGGGCCGCCAGGTCTGGCGCAACTGGTCGGGCTATCAGGTGGCCACGCCGCAGCAGATCTACGCGGCCGCCTCGGAGGAGGAGCTGGCCACCCGCATCGCCGCATGGCCGGGGCGGATTCGCCCTGTTGGCTCGGGCCATTCCTTTTCCGCGCTGGTGCCAAGCCAGGACATGATTCTGGATACCGGACGGCTGTCGGGCCTGATCTCGGTCGATGCGGCGGCGGGGATGGCGACATTCGGGGCCGGGACCCGGCTGCGTCAGGCGGCGATGCTGGCGGCAGACCACGGTCTGGGCTTTGCCAACCTGCCCGATATCGACGTGCAGACGCTGGCCGGGTCATTCAGCACCGCCACCCATGGCACCGGGCGCGGCTTGCAGGCCATGCATGGCTGTATCACAGGGTTCCGTCTGATCACCGCCGATGGCACCGCCCGCGACGTGACCCGCGACAGCAATCCCGATCTGTTCGACGCAGGCCGGGTGTCGCTGGGCACGCTGGGGGTGATCACGCGATATACGCTGAAACTGGAGCCCAGCTATGCGCTGAACCGCCGGCTGTTCATCCTGCCCACCGATGAGGCGATCACGCGCATGCACGATCTGGCCGCCGCCCATCGCAATTTCGAATTCTACGTGCTGCCCAATCTGGGCTATGCGGCGGTGATCACCCATGACCTGTACGAGGGAGAGATCGCCGGACGGGTGCCCAGCGAGGACGAGGACTGGATCGCGACGCTCAAGGACCTGCGCGATATCCTGGGCTGGTGGCCCTGGTTGCGGCGGCGCGCGTTCGGTGCCTATGTGGCGCTGGAGGTCCCCGCAGACGGGGTGCTGGAGGATACGACCGACGAATATTGGAAACTCCTCTCGACCGCTCGCGCCACCCGGATGAACGAGATGGAATACCACCTGCCCGAGGACCGCGCACAAGAGGCGGTGCGCGCGGTGGTGGCGGCGCTGGAATCGCGCAAGGAGAGCTTCTTCCCCATGGAGGTGCGGTTCACCGGACAGGACGATGCATGGCTGTCGCCCTTCAACGACGGCACGCGGGTGTCGGTCGCGGTGCACAAGCTCGCGTCAGAGCCGCTGGACATGCTGTTTGGCACGGTCGAGCCGATCATGCGCGCATATGGCGGGCGGCCGCATTGGGGCAAGCTGCATTCGCTCAATGCTCCCGATCTGGTGGCGCTTTATCCCGATTTCGACCGGTTCGCCGCACTGCGGGCGCGGCTTGATCCGGCGGGCAAGTTCCTCAACCCCCATACCGCCGCGCTGTTCGGGGCTGGAGATGTCTGA
- a CDS encoding DUF819 family protein, with product MLFALILLTLPALIIWLAARIPALDRIGVVPLTFATGFALALSLDLSAFTQIQTTLQEVSVALALPLILFAANLRRALTEARGAGLAMALSLVSVCVASLLGVLLFQGRVENLPQVAGMAVGAYTGSGVNMGAIKSATGASDALFLTMVTYDIVFSIGYMLVIVLVGQRLAGLILPPFVPHSQGDHEANTSHIADDSARGYARLIQRSGLAGSALAFGAAGLCVGVAVALSGLLPETWSGTATILLITTFGLLGAFVPRLHASTTSFHLGMYLILIFCLSSATLLDLSVLSGMNWALGGYFAFILLGAMALHALLCRLFGIDRDTYLVASGAAIMSVPFIPVICGALRNRALLVPGIAIAILGYAVGNYLGVVVASLAAGM from the coding sequence ATGCTGTTTGCCCTGATCCTGCTGACCCTGCCCGCGCTGATCATCTGGCTGGCGGCGCGAATACCCGCGCTGGACCGGATCGGCGTTGTGCCGCTGACCTTTGCCACCGGATTTGCGCTGGCGCTGAGCCTCGACCTGAGCGCCTTCACCCAGATACAGACCACTCTGCAAGAGGTAAGCGTGGCGCTGGCGCTGCCGCTGATCCTGTTTGCCGCCAACCTGCGCCGCGCCCTGACCGAGGCGCGCGGCGCCGGGCTGGCCATGGCGCTGTCGCTGGTCTCGGTCTGTGTGGCCAGCCTGCTGGGGGTGCTGCTGTTCCAGGGCCGGGTCGAGAACCTGCCGCAGGTCGCGGGCATGGCGGTGGGCGCCTATACCGGCAGCGGCGTCAACATGGGTGCGATCAAATCCGCAACCGGGGCCAGCGACGCGCTGTTTCTGACCATGGTGACCTATGACATCGTGTTTTCCATCGGTTACATGCTGGTCATCGTGCTGGTGGGCCAGCGGCTGGCGGGCTTGATCCTGCCGCCCTTCGTGCCCCATTCCCAAGGCGATCATGAGGCCAACACATCTCATATCGCCGATGACAGCGCGCGCGGATATGCGCGCCTGATCCAGCGTTCCGGGCTGGCAGGGTCTGCGCTTGCCTTTGGCGCGGCGGGTCTGTGTGTCGGTGTGGCGGTAGCACTCTCCGGCCTGCTGCCCGAGACGTGGTCGGGCACCGCAACCATCCTTCTGATCACCACATTCGGCCTGCTGGGCGCCTTTGTTCCCCGGTTGCATGCCAGTACGACCAGCTTCCACCTTGGCATGTATCTGATCCTGATCTTCTGCCTCAGCTCGGCCACCCTGCTGGATCTGTCGGTGCTGAGCGGGATGAACTGGGCCCTTGGCGGCTATTTCGCCTTTATCCTGCTGGGGGCCATGGCGCTGCACGCGTTGCTTTGCCGCCTGTTCGGGATCGACCGCGACACCTATCTGGTGGCCTCGGGCGCGGCGATCATGTCGGTGCCCTTCATCCCGGTGATCTGCGGTGCGCTGCGCAACCGGGCGCTGCTGGTGCCCGGCATCGCGATTGCGATCCTGGGCTATGCGGTGGGCAACTATCTGGGCGTTGTTGTGGCAAGCCTGGCGGCAGGGATGTAA
- a CDS encoding DSD1 family PLP-dependent enzyme: MSEAYFQKLQAALIAAGRQLPTLVVDTERLAANMAAVRRMTAPSLALRVVEKSLPAPDLLRVVIAGLETNRLMSFHLPFVQQAAAAFPEADILLGKPMPVGAVAGTSPTLDAQVHWLIDSPERLAEYAALAAQSDRALRICLEVDIGLHRGGFSLARAGEFAAALTRLRDDPNLHLTGLMGYEPHIARLPRLIASRARALDAARAAYARFHALTVQTLGAGTAAKLIYNTGGSTTFMLYDGSGPETELALASALVKPTDFDLPALEALQPAAFIAAPVLKTVERPEIPMAPGLSRVLRLMGRSPERACFIYGGNWLADPCHPAGARRSALFGHSSNQEMYDLPANSTLKPGDFLFFRPRQSEALFLQFGDIAVFDGTAITDWWPVWHETH; the protein is encoded by the coding sequence ATGTCTGAGGCGTATTTCCAGAAGTTGCAGGCCGCGTTGATCGCGGCGGGGCGACAGCTGCCGACGTTGGTGGTGGATACCGAAAGGTTGGCCGCCAACATGGCGGCGGTGCGCCGGATGACGGCGCCCAGTCTGGCGCTGCGGGTGGTCGAAAAATCGCTGCCCGCACCAGACCTGTTGCGGGTGGTGATTGCAGGGCTGGAGACCAACAGGCTGATGAGCTTTCACCTGCCCTTTGTCCAGCAGGCCGCAGCGGCGTTTCCAGAGGCCGATATCCTGCTGGGCAAGCCGATGCCGGTGGGTGCGGTGGCAGGCACGTCTCCCACGCTGGACGCACAGGTGCACTGGCTGATCGACAGCCCGGAACGACTGGCGGAATATGCCGCGCTTGCCGCCCAGTCGGACCGCGCCTTGCGCATCTGTCTGGAGGTCGATATCGGGCTGCATCGGGGCGGTTTCTCGCTGGCGCGGGCCGGGGAGTTTGCTGCCGCCCTGACCCGACTGCGCGACGATCCGAACCTGCACCTGACTGGGCTGATGGGCTACGAGCCGCATATCGCCCGCCTGCCCCGCCTGATCGCCAGCCGGGCGCGCGCGTTGGACGCGGCGCGGGCGGCCTATGCCCGGTTCCATGCGCTGACGGTTCAGACGCTCGGGGCCGGGACCGCGGCCAAACTGATCTATAACACCGGCGGCAGCACCACCTTCATGCTTTATGATGGAAGCGGGCCGGAAACAGAGCTGGCGCTGGCCTCGGCCCTGGTCAAGCCGACCGATTTCGACCTGCCCGCGCTGGAGGCACTGCAACCGGCGGCCTTTATCGCGGCACCGGTTCTGAAAACCGTGGAACGGCCCGAAATACCAATGGCGCCGGGGCTGAGCCGGGTGCTGCGCCTCATGGGCCGCTCGCCTGAGCGCGCCTGTTTCATCTATGGCGGCAACTGGCTGGCCGATCCCTGCCACCCGGCGGGCGCGCGGCGCTCCGCCTTGTTCGGGCATTCCAGCAATCAGGAAATGTATGATCTGCCTGCAAACAGCACCCTGAAACCCGGTGATTTCCTGTTTTTCCGCCCGCGCCAAAGCGAGGCGCTGTTCCTGCAATTCGGCGATATCGCCGTGTTCGACGGCACCGCGATCACCGATTGGTGGCCGGTCTGGCACGAAACACATTAG
- a CDS encoding c-type cytochrome: MRALILLISALVLAALWWWLSGADAPAEPEATDIARAETQRPTDPELAAIYERSCMACHALVEAQAPLTGFVPAWAAREKERGAHGLLLSARNGFGNMPAMGLCLDCSDEQLAALIAFMSGEGQQ; encoded by the coding sequence ATGCGCGCCCTTATCCTGCTCATCTCAGCGCTGGTTCTGGCGGCGCTCTGGTGGTGGCTCTCCGGCGCGGACGCGCCTGCGGAACCGGAGGCAACCGACATCGCCCGGGCCGAGACCCAGCGCCCGACCGACCCGGAGCTGGCGGCAATCTACGAACGGTCCTGCATGGCCTGTCACGCATTGGTCGAGGCGCAGGCGCCTTTGACCGGCTTTGTCCCGGCGTGGGCTGCGCGGGAAAAGGAACGTGGAGCGCATGGCCTGTTGTTATCGGCGCGGAACGGGTTCGGGAACATGCCCGCAATGGGCCTGTGTCTGGATTGTTCGGACGAGCAACTGGCGGCGCTGATCGCGTTCATGTCCGGGGAGGGGCAGCAATGA
- a CDS encoding YHS domain-containing (seleno)protein: protein MKTFALTALIAALPMLAAPAFAADEVNVSNGISAGGAPLAAHGVDLVTLVRDGNPVEGFANYSATIDGASYYFTSEENLKEFQAEPARYLPQHGGFCSYGVAVGKKFDGDPDKYVLADGKLFLFLNAATRDKFLEDVAGTTATADGNWAKIKHVAVGDL, encoded by the coding sequence ATGAAGACTTTCGCACTCACTGCCCTGATTGCTGCGCTGCCGATGCTGGCCGCCCCCGCCTTTGCCGCGGACGAGGTCAACGTCTCGAATGGCATTTCGGCAGGCGGCGCGCCGCTGGCCGCACATGGCGTCGATCTGGTGACCCTGGTGCGCGACGGCAACCCGGTCGAGGGCTTTGCCAATTACTCGGCAACCATCGACGGGGCGTCCTACTATTTCACCTCCGAAGAGAACCTCAAGGAATTCCAGGCCGAGCCGGCGCGTTATCTGCCCCAGCACGGCGGCTTCTGCTCTTATGGCGTGGCCGTGGGCAAGAAGTTCGACGGCGACCCGGACAAATACGTCCTGGCGGATGGCAAACTGTTCCTGTTCCTGAACGCCGCCACCCGCGACAAGTTCCTTGAGGACGTGGCAGGCACCACCGCCACCGCCGATGGCAACTGGGCCAAGATCAAGCATGTCGCGGTGGGCGACCTCTGA
- the hpaD gene encoding 3,4-dihydroxyphenylacetate 2,3-dioxygenase, which produces MGEIVLAAKCTHVPTMLMSEQEGPVKGKRQAAIDGHLEIARRARALGADTVVICDTHWVINAGFHINANSRFQGLFTSNEFPQFIQNMPYDYEGNPGLGDAIAKEASARGAYTLAHHLDSLELEYGTLVPMRFMSREHKMKVVSVAAWCTVHDHDESRIVGEAIRAAVEASNSKVLLVASGSLSHKIWPNKDYAANNGTFTISSEFNRQMDLHVLEMWKRGDHATFLKMLGDYARFCCGEGSMHDTAMLYGALGWDSYDKPCEVVTEYFPSSGTGQTNVIFPV; this is translated from the coding sequence ATGGGAGAAATAGTCCTCGCCGCCAAATGCACCCATGTACCGACCATGCTGATGTCGGAGCAGGAGGGGCCCGTGAAGGGCAAGCGGCAGGCGGCCATCGACGGGCATCTGGAGATCGCCCGCCGCGCCCGCGCGCTTGGCGCCGATACCGTGGTGATCTGCGACACCCATTGGGTGATCAACGCAGGGTTCCACATCAACGCAAACAGCCGGTTTCAGGGGCTGTTCACCTCGAACGAGTTTCCGCAATTCATCCAGAACATGCCCTATGACTATGAGGGCAATCCGGGGCTGGGCGATGCCATCGCCAAAGAGGCCAGCGCGCGCGGCGCCTATACGCTGGCCCATCACCTTGACAGTCTGGAACTGGAATACGGCACGCTGGTGCCGATGCGGTTCATGAGCCGGGAACACAAGATGAAGGTGGTCTCGGTCGCCGCATGGTGCACGGTGCACGACCATGACGAAAGCCGCATCGTGGGCGAGGCGATCCGCGCCGCGGTCGAGGCCAGCAACAGCAAGGTGTTGCTGGTCGCCTCTGGCTCTTTGTCGCACAAGATCTGGCCCAACAAGGACTATGCCGCCAACAACGGCACCTTTACCATCAGTTCCGAGTTCAACCGGCAGATGGACCTGCATGTGCTGGAGATGTGGAAGCGCGGCGATCATGCGACGTTTCTGAAGATGCTGGGCGATTACGCCCGCTTTTGCTGCGGCGAGGGGTCGATGCACGATACCGCGATGCTCTATGGTGCGCTTGGCTGGGACAGTTATGACAAGCCGTGTGAGGTGGTGACCGAGTATTTTCCATCCTCGGGAACCGGTCAGACCAACGTGATTTTCCCGGTTTGA
- the hpaE gene encoding 5-carboxymethyl-2-hydroxymuconate semialdehyde dehydrogenase, with translation MPDLSTRLADLDRHLQRFRRDGVMNRIGGQDVPGGAGRFDSISPVDRSVICSVARGDAADMDAAARAAHAAFPAWRDMPATERRAILIRIAEGIEARAEEIALCECWDTGQAWRFMSKAALRGAENFRYFADQVVQARDGQHLKSPTLMNITTRVPIGPVGVITPWNTPFMLSTWKIAPALAAGCTVVHKPAELSPLSARLLIEIAEEAGLPPGVLNLVNGFGEDAGKALTEHPLIKAVAFVGESRTGSLIVKQGADTLKRVHLELGGKNPVIVFDDADTERALDAVIFMIYSINGERCTSSSRLLVQDTIREEFEARLVERVNNIKVGHPLDPTTEIGPLIGEEHFAKVTSYFDIARQDGATVAAGGEVVGDQGYFVRPTLFTGANNRMRIAREEIFGPVLTAIPFSTEEEALQIANDTPYGLTGYLWTNDLTRALRFTDKLEAGMIWVNSENVRHLPTPFGGVKASGIGRDGGDWSFEFYMEQKHIGFATGQHKIQRLGA, from the coding sequence ATGCCCGACCTCAGCACCAGGCTGGCCGATCTTGACCGACATCTCCAGCGGTTTCGCCGCGACGGGGTGATGAACCGGATTGGCGGGCAGGACGTACCGGGCGGCGCGGGGCGGTTCGACAGCATCTCTCCGGTCGACAGATCGGTGATCTGTTCTGTGGCGCGCGGCGACGCGGCCGATATGGACGCGGCGGCAAGGGCCGCACATGCGGCCTTTCCCGCCTGGCGCGACATGCCCGCGACCGAGCGGCGCGCCATCCTGATCCGCATCGCCGAAGGAATCGAGGCGCGAGCCGAGGAAATCGCGCTGTGTGAATGCTGGGACACCGGGCAGGCCTGGCGCTTCATGTCCAAGGCGGCGCTGCGCGGGGCCGAGAATTTCCGCTATTTCGCGGATCAGGTGGTGCAGGCGCGCGATGGGCAGCATCTGAAATCGCCCACTTTGATGAATATCACCACCCGCGTTCCGATCGGCCCGGTGGGGGTGATCACGCCGTGGAACACGCCGTTCATGCTGTCCACCTGGAAGATTGCGCCGGCGCTGGCCGCCGGTTGCACCGTGGTGCATAAACCCGCCGAGCTCAGCCCGCTGAGCGCGCGGCTGTTGATCGAGATCGCCGAAGAGGCGGGCCTGCCCCCCGGGGTGCTGAACCTGGTCAACGGATTTGGCGAGGATGCGGGCAAGGCGCTGACCGAACATCCGCTGATCAAGGCCGTGGCCTTTGTCGGCGAAAGCCGCACCGGCAGCCTGATCGTGAAACAGGGGGCCGACACGCTGAAGCGGGTGCATCTGGAACTGGGCGGCAAGAACCCGGTGATCGTGTTCGACGATGCCGATACCGAGCGCGCGCTGGATGCGGTGATCTTCATGATCTACTCAATCAACGGCGAACGCTGCACGTCCTCCTCGCGCTTGCTTGTGCAGGACACGATCCGCGAAGAGTTCGAGGCGCGGCTGGTCGAACGCGTGAACAACATCAAGGTGGGCCACCCGCTGGATCCGACAACCGAGATCGGGCCGCTGATCGGCGAGGAGCATTTTGCCAAGGTTACCAGCTACTTCGACATCGCGCGCCAGGACGGCGCCACCGTCGCAGCGGGCGGTGAGGTGGTGGGCGACCAAGGCTATTTCGTGCGCCCCACCCTGTTTACCGGCGCCAACAACCGGATGCGTATCGCGCGCGAAGAGATTTTCGGCCCGGTGCTGACCGCGATCCCGTTTTCGACGGAAGAAGAGGCGCTGCAAATCGCCAATGACACGCCCTATGGGCTGACCGGCTATCTCTGGACTAACGACCTGACGCGCGCGCTGCGGTTCACCGACAAGCTCGAGGCCGGGATGATCTGGGTGAACTCCGAGAATGTGCGCCACCTGCCCACCCCCTTTGGCGGGGTCAAGGCCAGCGGCATCGGCCGCGACGGCGGCGACTGGTCGTTTGAATTCTACATGGAGCAGAAGCACATCGGCTTTGCCACCGGCCAGCACAAGATCCAGCGCCTGGGCGCCTGA
- a CDS encoding (d)CMP kinase has product MTFTVAIDGPAAAGKGTISKAVAAHFGFAHLDTGLLYRAVGRRTLEGEAAETAARDLRTEDLERDDLRTAQVAQAASKVAVIAEVRAALVDFQRAFARRAGGAVLDGRDIGTVICPEAEVKLFVTASAEVRAERRYLELTAKGQDTTRAAVLADVRERDARDADRATAPMKPAEDAVLLDTSTMDIPTALAAAIAEIERKMPAKG; this is encoded by the coding sequence ATGACGTTTACGGTTGCAATCGACGGGCCCGCCGCCGCTGGCAAGGGGACGATTTCCAAAGCTGTTGCGGCGCATTTCGGTTTCGCCCATCTGGATACCGGGCTGCTCTATCGCGCGGTGGGACGCCGCACTCTGGAGGGCGAGGCGGCCGAAACGGCTGCCCGAGACTTGCGCACCGAGGATCTGGAGCGTGATGACCTGCGCACGGCCCAGGTAGCGCAGGCCGCCAGCAAGGTGGCGGTGATCGCTGAGGTGCGCGCGGCGCTGGTCGATTTCCAGCGCGCCTTTGCCCGCCGGGCCGGGGGTGCTGTGCTGGACGGGCGCGATATCGGCACCGTGATCTGCCCCGAGGCCGAGGTGAAGCTCTTCGTCACCGCCAGCGCCGAGGTGCGCGCCGAACGCCGCTATCTGGAACTGACGGCCAAGGGCCAGGACACCACGCGCGCGGCGGTTCTGGCCGATGTGCGCGAACGGGATGCGCGCGATGCCGACCGTGCCACCGCGCCGATGAAACCGGCCGAGGATGCTGTGCTGCTGGATACCAGCACGATGGACATTCCAACTGCGCTGGCCGCCGCGATTGCCGAGATCGAACGGAAGATGCCCGCGAAGGGCTAA
- the hpaH gene encoding 2-oxo-hept-4-ene-1,7-dioate hydratase — MTPEQHADAAARLIKAEETGRQIGLLSLAYPGMDMDDAYAIQQALAAHKQTAGRHVIGWKIGLTSKAMQYALNIDIPDSGILFDDMAFDDGATVPKGRFIQPRVEAEIAFVMKEPLGGAYVTRADVLAATDYVAPSLEILDTRILRVDPETGHARNVCDTISDNAANAGVVLGKQRHAPDAFDLRWVGALTFRNGEIEETGLGAGVLNDPVESVVWLARRMAQYGQVIEPGHIVLSGSFIRPVECPPGTRIEADFGPFGAVSVHFA; from the coding sequence ATGACACCCGAACAGCACGCCGATGCCGCCGCCCGCCTGATCAAGGCCGAGGAAACCGGCCGCCAGATCGGGCTGTTGTCGCTGGCCTATCCGGGCATGGACATGGACGACGCCTATGCCATCCAGCAGGCGCTGGCGGCACACAAGCAGACCGCAGGGCGCCATGTGATCGGGTGGAAGATCGGGCTGACCTCGAAGGCGATGCAATATGCGCTGAACATCGACATTCCCGACAGCGGCATCCTGTTCGACGACATGGCCTTTGACGATGGGGCCACGGTGCCCAAGGGGCGGTTCATCCAGCCCCGGGTTGAGGCCGAGATCGCCTTTGTGATGAAGGAACCGCTGGGCGGGGCATATGTGACGCGCGCCGATGTGCTGGCGGCCACCGACTATGTCGCGCCGTCGCTGGAAATCCTCGACACCCGCATCCTGCGGGTCGATCCCGAGACGGGGCACGCGCGCAATGTCTGCGACACGATCAGCGACAATGCCGCCAATGCGGGCGTGGTGCTGGGCAAGCAGCGCCATGCGCCGGACGCGTTCGATCTGCGCTGGGTCGGGGCGCTGACCTTTCGCAATGGCGAGATCGAGGAAACCGGGCTGGGTGCGGGCGTGCTGAACGATCCGGTCGAAAGCGTGGTCTGGCTCGCCCGCCGCATGGCGCAATACGGGCAAGTCATCGAACCGGGGCATATCGTGCTGTCGGGCAGTTTCATCCGCCCGGTCGAATGCCCGCCCGGCACCCGGATCGAGGCGGATTTCGGCCCCTTTGGCGCGGTCTCGGTCCATTTCGCCTGA
- a CDS encoding TetR/AcrR family transcriptional regulator: MVPTETDTPMHTRATPKQARARQRVADILDAASALLAERPPGDLNTSLIAERAGVPVSSIYRYFPTLRDLLDELSARAAGDLRQHFIETIAATEGEPDLVLRIRRTLEGIRVFMAEHPYYRGLLLLLASLRGVQSVEDDDNAELVGFLADRWARGLDGFTGGDPQVVATTAVQIALTLEDRMARQTSPALEAQYHEEMVRALDAYLSLYLRRDTEEES; encoded by the coding sequence ATGGTTCCAACTGAAACCGACACCCCGATGCATACCCGCGCGACGCCGAAACAGGCCCGCGCGCGCCAGCGGGTTGCAGATATCCTGGATGCGGCATCCGCGCTCTTGGCCGAGCGGCCGCCGGGCGATCTGAACACCTCGCTGATAGCCGAGCGGGCGGGTGTGCCCGTCAGCTCAATCTATCGCTACTTTCCCACCCTTCGCGATCTGCTGGACGAGCTGTCGGCCCGCGCCGCGGGCGACCTGCGCCAACATTTCATCGAGACGATTGCCGCCACCGAAGGCGAGCCCGATCTGGTGCTGCGCATCCGGCGCACGCTGGAGGGCATCCGCGTGTTTATGGCCGAGCATCCTTATTACAGGGGCCTCTTGCTGCTGCTGGCCTCGCTGCGCGGGGTGCAGAGCGTCGAGGACGACGACAATGCCGAACTGGTGGGCTTCCTCGCCGACCGCTGGGCGCGGGGGCTGGACGGGTTCACCGGCGGCGATCCGCAGGTGGTGGCGACCACCGCCGTGCAGATCGCCCTGACGCTGGAAGACCGGATGGCGCGGCAGACCTCACCCGCGCTGGAGGCGCAGTATCACGAAGAGATGGTGCGCGCGCTGGATGCCTATCTTTCGCTCTACTTGCGTCGCGACACTGAGGAGGAGAGCTGA